From Sporosarcina sp. Te-1, the proteins below share one genomic window:
- a CDS encoding alpha/beta fold hydrolase, translating to MHIRTVEMDDGTSIHACVLKPLTSPIGHIHILHGMSEHIGRYAEFMTFLAEQGYIVSGHDHRGHGKTASLHGFLGHFGDDVPFDRIVQDAHEVITSIRQEVQVDRFILFGHSMGSFIARRYVQLHHEVDQLILSGTGGDPGLGGVAGRGLARVSGRMRGFNSRDPLLNKLVFGAFSKSVSNAQTPFDWLSTDAETVQNYIEDPLCGAVPTTKFFFELFAGLEKVNDVQLHRAISKGLPILFLSGSEDPVGRKGKGVWEAAHQYEKAGIEQITVMLYDKGRHEMLQEQNRQEVYHFIVDWIEGK from the coding sequence ATGCATATTCGAACGGTTGAAATGGATGATGGAACGAGTATCCACGCCTGTGTCCTAAAACCGTTGACAAGCCCGATCGGCCACATCCATATATTGCATGGCATGTCTGAGCATATAGGACGATATGCCGAATTCATGACATTTCTGGCGGAACAAGGGTATATCGTTTCTGGGCATGACCACCGCGGTCACGGAAAAACAGCATCTTTACATGGTTTTCTCGGACATTTCGGTGATGACGTGCCGTTCGACCGAATTGTTCAGGATGCACATGAAGTAATCACATCTATCCGACAGGAAGTACAAGTCGATCGCTTCATTCTTTTTGGGCATAGTATGGGTTCATTTATCGCAAGAAGATATGTACAGCTACATCATGAAGTGGATCAACTCATCTTGTCTGGAACTGGCGGAGATCCAGGCCTGGGTGGCGTGGCAGGACGCGGCCTGGCTCGCGTTTCGGGAAGGATGCGCGGATTTAACAGCCGGGATCCATTGCTGAATAAGCTAGTATTTGGTGCTTTTTCCAAGTCCGTTTCGAATGCCCAAACCCCTTTTGATTGGTTATCCACCGACGCAGAAACTGTGCAAAACTATATTGAAGACCCTCTTTGTGGTGCCGTGCCGACGACTAAATTCTTTTTTGAATTATTTGCAGGACTGGAAAAAGTAAACGACGTACAGTTGCATAGGGCAATTTCTAAAGGATTGCCTATTCTCTTCCTTTCGGGAAGCGAGGATCCGGTAGGCAGGAAAGGCAAGGGAGTTTGGGAAGCTGCCCACCAATATGAGAAAGCGGGGATCGAACAGATTACCGTGATGTTATATGACAAAGGAAGGCACGAGATGCTGCAAGAACAGAATCGGCAAGAAGTTTATCATTTCATCGTGGATTGGATAGAGGGAAAATGA
- a CDS encoding LysM peptidoglycan-binding domain-containing protein, with the protein MRFLQKYIFLLLIMTTTLTFTLIGTYKHKEHSDFTEITISEGDTLWQLANELSDGKRIDKWIDDVMVMNDLDSTMIRSGDRLKVPQVKISTAQIERYELAGDGK; encoded by the coding sequence ATGAGATTTTTACAAAAATACATATTCTTACTGCTAATTATGACGACAACCTTAACATTTACTTTAATTGGGACTTATAAGCATAAGGAACATAGCGATTTTACTGAAATCACAATTTCGGAAGGCGATACGTTATGGCAACTGGCCAATGAGTTGTCCGACGGCAAAAGGATTGATAAATGGATTGATGATGTGATGGTTATGAATGATTTGGATTCTACGATGATCCGATCTGGTGATCGATTAAAAGTTCCGCAGGTTAAAATTTCGACTGCCCAAATCGAGCGATATGAGCTAGCTGGGGATGGCAAGTAA
- the miaA gene encoding tRNA (adenosine(37)-N6)-dimethylallyltransferase MiaA, which produces MNITKPVIAIVGPTASGKTALSVDLAARLNGEIINGDSMQVYKGLDIGTAKITKEEMGGIPHHLFDIKNPSEEYSVADYQADVRGCIEEISSRGKQPIIVGGTGLYIQAVLFDFRFTEQAGDPNVRYNLEIEASEQGSHALYDKLRQLDPESAEKIHPNNTRRIIRALEIIEVTGKSKMDHEQGKGDRALYPHLLIGLDLPRDLLYERINWRVDDMVDRGLVTEVRTLWDQGVRGTQAVQAIGYKELYRYLEGSISLEEAVELVKKNTRNYAKRQLTYLRNKLEISWFDATEDRSELIEGILTLLKDYPIREANSKQEK; this is translated from the coding sequence ATGAACATAACAAAACCAGTAATTGCTATCGTAGGACCGACCGCCTCAGGGAAAACGGCGTTAAGTGTCGATTTGGCTGCGCGTCTGAATGGCGAAATTATTAATGGGGACTCCATGCAAGTGTATAAGGGACTTGATATTGGGACCGCAAAAATAACAAAAGAAGAGATGGGTGGTATTCCACACCATCTTTTTGATATAAAAAATCCATCAGAAGAATATTCGGTAGCGGATTATCAAGCGGATGTCAGAGGATGCATCGAGGAGATTTCTTCCAGAGGAAAACAACCGATCATTGTGGGGGGCACTGGATTATACATACAAGCAGTCCTTTTTGATTTCCGCTTTACTGAACAGGCGGGGGACCCGAATGTCAGATACAACCTGGAGATAGAGGCATCCGAACAGGGTTCACACGCACTTTATGACAAATTGCGGCAACTGGATCCGGAGAGCGCAGAGAAGATCCATCCGAACAATACGAGACGAATTATCCGCGCTTTGGAAATCATTGAGGTGACTGGAAAATCGAAAATGGATCACGAGCAAGGGAAGGGGGATCGGGCACTCTATCCCCATCTGTTAATCGGGCTCGATCTGCCTCGTGATTTGCTCTATGAACGGATTAATTGGCGTGTGGATGATATGGTAGATCGAGGTCTGGTGACAGAGGTGCGGACGCTTTGGGATCAGGGAGTTCGGGGGACACAGGCCGTTCAGGCGATTGGTTATAAGGAGTTATATCGCTATTTGGAAGGTTCCATCTCACTCGAGGAAGCGGTCGAGCTGGTAAAGAAAAACACAAGAAACTATGCGAAGCGACAGCTGACCTATTTGCGCAATAAATTAGAAATTTCCTGGTTTGATGCCACAGAAGATCGAAGTGAATTGATTGAGGGAATTTTGACATTATTGAAGGATTATCCGATAAGGGAAGCGAATAGTAAACAGGAGAAATAG
- the glpK gene encoding glycerol kinase GlpK: MGKYILSIDQGTTSTRAILFDKKGEIVHVSQREFTQFYPHPGWVEHNANEIWGSVLSVIASVLTESGKRPEDIAGIGITNQRETTVIWNKQTGQPIYHAIVWQSRQTQGIIDEWKREGWEKEIKKKTGLQLDPYFSASKAKWILDHIPGAREQAERGELLFGTMETFLIWKLSGGKAHVTDYSNASRTMLFNLEELDWDEGLCQKFQVPMQLLPEIRPSSEVYAHTDPAEFFGAAIPIAGAAGDQQCALFGQACFHEGMAKNTYGTGCFMLLNTGDNMVRSDNGLLTTVAWGIGGKVTYALEGSVFVAGSAIQWLRDGLRMFQKASDSESYAVRVASSDGVYVVPAFVGLGTPYWDSDARGAIFGLTRGTNKEHFIRATIEALAYQSKDVLLTMEKDSGTELNVLRVDGGAVSNEFLMQFQSDLLQIEVERSKYLETTALGAAYLAGLATGFYSSIEELEKLWTTEKNYSPRMEISERDRLYSGWKKAVEATRVFKP; this comes from the coding sequence AGATTTGGGGTTCCGTCTTATCGGTCATTGCATCCGTGCTGACGGAAAGTGGAAAGCGGCCCGAAGATATAGCGGGGATCGGCATTACGAACCAGCGGGAGACGACCGTCATCTGGAATAAGCAGACAGGACAGCCCATTTACCATGCGATTGTGTGGCAATCCAGGCAAACACAGGGCATTATCGATGAATGGAAGCGTGAAGGATGGGAAAAGGAAATTAAGAAGAAAACCGGACTTCAATTGGATCCATACTTCTCCGCTTCCAAAGCGAAATGGATACTGGATCATATCCCTGGGGCGAGAGAGCAGGCGGAACGGGGAGAATTGCTATTTGGCACCATGGAAACGTTTTTGATTTGGAAGCTCTCAGGTGGGAAAGCGCATGTGACTGACTACTCGAACGCATCCAGGACCATGCTGTTTAACCTTGAGGAACTTGATTGGGATGAGGGCCTCTGTCAAAAGTTCCAAGTGCCGATGCAATTATTGCCTGAAATTCGGCCATCATCTGAAGTATACGCTCATACGGATCCAGCTGAATTTTTTGGAGCAGCGATTCCCATTGCCGGAGCAGCAGGAGATCAGCAATGTGCCTTATTTGGGCAAGCCTGTTTCCATGAAGGCATGGCGAAAAACACCTACGGAACCGGTTGCTTCATGCTCTTGAATACAGGAGATAACATGGTGCGTTCCGACAATGGGCTTTTGACCACTGTCGCTTGGGGGATAGGAGGCAAAGTAACCTATGCGTTAGAAGGCAGCGTGTTTGTCGCAGGCTCTGCGATCCAATGGCTACGCGATGGATTGCGAATGTTTCAAAAAGCGTCTGACTCCGAGTCGTACGCTGTGCGTGTCGCCTCTTCTGATGGTGTCTATGTCGTTCCTGCTTTTGTCGGGCTTGGTACACCGTACTGGGATTCAGACGCAAGGGGAGCCATATTTGGACTCACTAGAGGGACAAACAAGGAACATTTTATCCGTGCAACCATCGAGGCATTGGCCTATCAATCCAAAGATGTATTATTGACGATGGAGAAAGATTCTGGAACCGAACTGAATGTCTTACGAGTGGATGGGGGAGCGGTATCCAATGAATTTTTAATGCAATTTCAAAGCGATCTTTTGCAAATTGAAGTGGAGCGTTCTAAATACTTGGAGACAACCGCTCTCGGGGCCGCCTATTTAGCGGGGCTGGCTACCGGGTTTTACAGTTCAATAGAAGAACTTGAAAAGTTATGGACTACGGAAAAAAACTATTCCCCAAGGATGGAAATTAGCGAAAGAGACCGTTTGTATAGTGGATGGAAGAAAGCTGTGGAAGCGACGAGAGTCTTTAAACCGTAA
- a CDS encoding trimeric intracellular cation channel family protein has product MAWEVFSLIGTAAFAISGALVAMEEDYDLFGVYILGMVTAFGGGAVRNLLIGVPISVLWDQHFLFVVATVLILIVFYFLKYILHHWNRWGTYFDAIGLAAFAIQGAMLAVRLDMTLFAVAVAAVLTGAGGGVIRDVLAGRRPLVFKKDIYAVWAAVAGIIVGLGAYHYDMALYLLLVITAGLRILSYLFHWRLPHGKYHH; this is encoded by the coding sequence ATGGCGTGGGAAGTTTTCAGCTTGATCGGCACGGCAGCATTCGCCATTTCGGGTGCTCTTGTTGCTATGGAAGAGGATTATGATCTTTTTGGAGTCTACATATTAGGAATGGTCACTGCTTTTGGCGGAGGGGCAGTACGGAATCTTCTGATTGGCGTTCCGATATCGGTTTTGTGGGATCAACATTTTTTATTTGTAGTCGCAACTGTTTTAATCCTAATCGTTTTTTACTTTTTGAAATATATCCTACACCATTGGAATCGATGGGGAACTTATTTTGATGCAATCGGCCTGGCAGCTTTCGCCATCCAGGGCGCCATGCTGGCGGTTCGTCTGGATATGACCTTGTTTGCAGTTGCAGTTGCTGCAGTTCTCACAGGCGCTGGCGGAGGTGTGATTCGGGATGTACTTGCGGGGAGACGGCCGCTTGTCTTCAAAAAAGACATTTATGCCGTATGGGCAGCTGTCGCAGGCATCATTGTCGGACTGGGTGCCTACCATTATGACATGGCACTCTATCTACTGTTAGTCATCACTGCAGGGCTGCGGATCTTGTCTTATCTGTTCCATTGGAGGTTGCCGCATGGCAAATATCATCATTGA
- a CDS encoding recombinase family protein, translated as MGPLRCVVYTRVSTEKDEQEISLVRQEEELANLAEIMGYELVHSFSDRHSGYDIDREGLLSLLEYVKQEGIEAVLIQDETRLGRGNARVAILHLLAKTNTTVITNHDSGPLQLNEMDMMLLEILSIVEEYQRKIHNAKIRRGMKRAVKQGYRPEKNLKNKGNSEGRERLDVPTEEIVSLRKKGLTFEEITGVLKGLGHSISKATVHRRYKEYEEQQEG; from the coding sequence ATGGGCCCGCTGCGTTGCGTTGTATATACTCGTGTAAGTACAGAAAAGGATGAGCAGGAGATCTCCCTTGTTCGGCAGGAGGAAGAGTTGGCAAACCTTGCCGAAATTATGGGGTATGAATTGGTTCATAGCTTTTCGGATAGGCATAGTGGGTACGATATCGACAGGGAAGGGCTGCTCAGCCTTCTCGAGTATGTAAAACAGGAAGGGATCGAAGCTGTTCTCATCCAAGATGAGACAAGGCTGGGAAGAGGGAACGCCAGGGTGGCCATTTTGCACTTGCTTGCGAAGACGAATACGACAGTTATCACAAATCACGATAGCGGTCCTCTCCAGTTAAATGAGATGGATATGATGTTATTGGAGATTTTATCAATCGTTGAGGAATATCAACGAAAAATTCATAACGCTAAGATTAGGCGAGGAATGAAGAGAGCGGTAAAACAAGGATACCGTCCAGAAAAAAACCTAAAGAATAAAGGGAACAGTGAAGGCCGTGAGCGCTTGGACGTACCAACAGAAGAAATCGTGTCTTTGCGAAAAAAAGGATTGACTTTTGAAGAGATTACCGGTGTGCTGAAAGGGCTTGGGCATTCCATTAGCAAAGCGACAGTCCACCGGAGATATAAGGAATATGAAGAACAGCAGGAAGGCTGA
- a CDS encoding methionine gamma-lyase family protein: MTTYDETTLMQRAEEVEEMIAEFVKEVESNAFINQKKVLAAFRGNMVSDFHLSGSTGYGYDDTGRDLLEQVYADVFGTEACLVRNQIISGTHAISISLFGILRPGDELLYITGKPYDTLESIVSGKGKDTGSLEDFGISYKHVDLKQDGSVDFDEISRQIGPKTKMIGIQRSKGYSNRPSYRIEEIEKMISFVKSLNKDLIVFVDNCYGEFVETKEPTEVGADLMAGSLIKNPGGGLARTGGYIAGKAELIEKCAFRMTSPGLGAEAGASLDTLLEMYQGFFLAPHVVSQAVKGALFTSAYLESYGFDTTPHYQVKRTDLIQSVNFKTADQMIAFCKTIQENSPINAHYSPEPSYMPGYQDDVIMAAGTFIQGSSIELTADGPIRPPYTAYVQGGLTYEHVKAAIIASVAKLAEAGLIR, encoded by the coding sequence ATGACGACCTATGATGAAACAACATTAATGCAACGCGCTGAAGAAGTGGAGGAAATGATTGCTGAATTCGTTAAAGAAGTGGAGAGCAACGCTTTTATCAACCAGAAAAAAGTCTTAGCTGCTTTCCGTGGCAATATGGTGAGCGATTTCCATCTTTCCGGTTCCACAGGTTACGGCTATGACGATACGGGCCGTGACCTGCTTGAACAAGTTTATGCGGATGTATTTGGAACGGAAGCGTGTCTTGTTCGCAATCAAATCATTTCCGGAACGCATGCCATCTCCATCAGTTTATTCGGCATTCTCCGTCCAGGAGACGAGCTTTTATATATCACAGGAAAGCCGTACGATACGCTTGAGTCGATCGTATCCGGCAAAGGAAAGGATACAGGATCTCTTGAGGATTTTGGAATTTCATATAAACATGTGGACTTGAAGCAAGATGGGTCTGTGGATTTTGACGAGATCTCCCGACAGATCGGCCCGAAAACAAAAATGATCGGGATTCAGCGTTCAAAAGGCTATTCAAATCGTCCCTCCTATCGGATCGAAGAAATAGAAAAGATGATTTCGTTCGTTAAATCGTTGAACAAAGACCTGATTGTTTTTGTCGACAATTGCTATGGTGAATTTGTTGAAACGAAGGAACCGACAGAAGTGGGAGCCGATCTTATGGCAGGATCGCTTATAAAAAATCCGGGAGGCGGGCTGGCGCGTACAGGTGGCTATATTGCGGGCAAAGCGGAATTGATAGAAAAATGTGCGTTTCGCATGACATCCCCCGGACTTGGCGCAGAAGCGGGTGCTTCCCTCGATACGCTGCTGGAGATGTACCAAGGCTTCTTCCTGGCGCCTCATGTAGTGAGCCAAGCGGTAAAGGGAGCTCTCTTTACATCCGCATACTTGGAAAGCTATGGTTTTGATACTACTCCGCATTATCAAGTGAAAAGAACGGATCTTATCCAATCCGTGAACTTTAAAACGGCCGATCAAATGATCGCTTTCTGTAAAACAATCCAAGAGAACTCGCCGATTAATGCCCATTATTCCCCTGAACCTTCCTACATGCCAGGCTATCAGGATGACGTCATTATGGCAGCGGGCACTTTCATCCAAGGCTCGAGCATCGAACTGACTGCGGATGGACCGATTCGGCCTCCATATACTGCTTATGTGCAAGGTGGATTGACATACGAACATGTGAAAGCGGCGATCATCGCTTCTGTTGCAAAACTGGCAGAAGCAGGTTTGATCCGATAA
- a CDS encoding glycerol-3-phosphate dehydrogenase/oxidase, producing the protein MLSAMERPKLKQFLQEYHFDLLVVGGGITGAGIALDAVTRGLSVALVEMQDFAAGTSSRSTKLVHGGLRYLKQLDIKIVAETGKEREIVYNNALHVTEPERMLLPFHKGGTFGRFTTSAGLFAYDKLAGVRKAERREMLASDEVIQMEPLIRKEGLLGGGHYVEYRTDDARLTLETMKKAAQKGAVCLNYMKVEHFNYDSDGKLTGAALWDMLDGDYFSVNASVIVNATGPWVDEVRKKDVISNDKRLRLTKGIHIVIDQSVFPLRQAIYFDAPDGRMIFAIPRGQKAYIGTTDTFFDEDRSNPCATEKDVAYLLEAVHYMFPSVSINRRQVESTWAGVRPLIYEEGKKASEISRRDEIWESDTGLITIAGGKLTGYRKMAETVVDRVIKKFSKKEFGPCITEQLRLAGGDFESEEQYKIFLESKANEAPLFGISKEEGFRLASSYGTNVGIVFNYAHAMTAEQDDIPAVLKAEILYAIHYEMAMTPADFFIRRTGDLYFNIQKVKEYKKGVTDYMSRLLSYSAQQETRYRQELQQQIDLAEVKGDGHAYSNG; encoded by the coding sequence ATGCTATCAGCAATGGAAAGACCGAAATTGAAACAGTTTTTGCAGGAGTATCATTTTGATCTGCTTGTCGTAGGAGGCGGAATCACGGGAGCTGGTATTGCACTCGATGCAGTGACAAGAGGACTTTCGGTCGCCCTTGTGGAAATGCAGGACTTCGCTGCAGGCACATCCAGCCGCTCGACTAAATTGGTACACGGAGGCTTGCGGTATTTAAAGCAATTGGATATTAAGATTGTCGCTGAAACAGGAAAAGAACGGGAGATTGTCTACAACAATGCCTTACATGTGACGGAGCCGGAGCGGATGCTGTTGCCATTTCACAAGGGAGGCACATTTGGCCGGTTCACCACTTCGGCTGGCCTTTTCGCATACGATAAATTAGCTGGCGTTCGAAAGGCAGAACGTCGTGAAATGTTGGCCTCAGATGAAGTGATTCAAATGGAGCCGCTTATCAGAAAGGAAGGCTTGCTAGGTGGCGGACACTATGTAGAATATCGGACAGACGATGCGAGGCTGACATTGGAGACAATGAAAAAAGCTGCACAAAAAGGCGCTGTCTGCTTGAATTATATGAAAGTCGAACATTTTAATTATGATTCGGACGGCAAACTGACCGGTGCCGCTTTGTGGGATATGCTCGATGGCGACTATTTTTCTGTGAACGCGTCTGTCATTGTCAACGCAACTGGACCTTGGGTGGATGAAGTCCGGAAAAAGGATGTCATCTCCAACGATAAACGGCTGCGTTTAACAAAAGGAATCCATATCGTAATCGATCAATCCGTTTTCCCGTTACGACAAGCCATTTACTTTGATGCGCCGGACGGTCGGATGATATTTGCCATACCGCGCGGCCAGAAAGCGTACATTGGAACAACTGACACTTTTTTTGACGAAGACCGTTCGAATCCTTGCGCAACGGAAAAAGATGTGGCCTATTTACTGGAGGCTGTGCATTATATGTTCCCTTCTGTTTCCATCAATCGGCGACAGGTGGAATCTACGTGGGCTGGTGTTCGTCCTCTCATATACGAAGAGGGCAAAAAAGCATCGGAAATATCGCGGAGAGATGAAATCTGGGAATCCGATACAGGCTTGATCACCATCGCGGGGGGCAAGTTAACAGGATACCGTAAAATGGCGGAAACCGTGGTGGACCGTGTCATCAAAAAATTTTCGAAAAAGGAATTTGGCCCTTGTATTACGGAGCAATTGCGTTTAGCCGGGGGTGACTTTGAAAGTGAAGAACAATATAAGATATTCCTGGAAAGCAAAGCAAATGAGGCGCCATTATTCGGTATTTCGAAAGAAGAGGGTTTCCGCCTTGCTTCCAGCTATGGAACAAATGTCGGTATCGTATTCAATTATGCACATGCCATGACAGCAGAGCAGGATGATATACCGGCTGTTTTAAAAGCGGAAATTTTATACGCCATCCATTACGAAATGGCGATGACACCTGCTGATTTTTTCATTCGACGCACAGGTGATTTGTATTTTAATATCCAAAAGGTGAAAGAATATAAAAAAGGCGTGACAGACTATATGTCACGTTTGCTATCGTATTCAGCCCAACAGGAAACGCGGTATCGACAAGAATTGCAGCAGCAGATCGACTTGGCAGAAGTGAAGGGGGATGGCCATGCATATTCGAACGGTTGA
- the lexA gene encoding transcriptional repressor LexA, with protein MKKISKRQQDILTFIKEEVRLKGYPPSVREIGEAVGLASSSTVHGHLARLESKGFIRRDPTKPRAIEILDPEGLDALKPGVLHVPLVGKVTAGQPITAIENIEEYFPLPETYGTSDDQLFMLEIVGDSMIEAGILNGDYVVVKQQHTANNGEIVVAMTEEDEATVKRFYKEKDYFRLQPENSSMEPIIVNSVSILGKVIGVYRLIH; from the coding sequence ATGAAGAAAATTTCTAAGAGACAGCAGGACATTTTGACGTTCATTAAAGAGGAAGTCCGGTTAAAAGGTTATCCGCCATCCGTCCGGGAAATCGGAGAGGCGGTTGGACTTGCATCCAGTTCAACCGTTCACGGCCATTTGGCCAGATTGGAAAGCAAAGGATTCATCAGACGGGATCCAACGAAACCAAGAGCGATTGAAATATTGGATCCGGAAGGGCTCGATGCATTGAAACCGGGAGTCCTCCATGTTCCATTAGTCGGAAAGGTTACTGCTGGACAACCTATTACGGCGATCGAGAATATTGAAGAGTATTTTCCGTTGCCTGAAACGTACGGCACATCGGATGACCAACTGTTTATGCTCGAAATCGTTGGGGACAGTATGATTGAAGCAGGCATTTTGAATGGCGACTATGTTGTTGTTAAACAACAGCACACTGCCAACAATGGTGAAATCGTAGTTGCAATGACAGAAGAGGATGAGGCAACTGTTAAACGATTCTATAAGGAAAAAGATTATTTCCGCCTTCAGCCAGAAAATTCATCTATGGAACCAATCATCGTCAATTCAGTTTCCATTTTAGGCAAGGTCATCGGTGTCTACCGACTAATCCATTAA
- the hfq gene encoding RNA chaperone Hfq, producing the protein MSQGNMQEVFLNSLRKNNTFVTVFLLNGFQLKGLVKSYDNYTVLLESDGKQQLIYKHAISTYVPSKPVILKEE; encoded by the coding sequence ATGTCACAGGGAAATATGCAGGAAGTATTTTTAAATTCACTGCGGAAAAATAACACATTTGTTACCGTGTTTCTTTTGAATGGGTTTCAACTGAAAGGGCTTGTCAAATCGTATGATAATTACACTGTATTACTGGAATCGGACGGGAAGCAACAATTAATTTACAAACATGCAATTTCCACATACGTTCCTTCAAAACCAGTCATATTAAAAGAAGAATAA